GCAACTACATATATCCGTCGCCAATTAGAGGGGTAAATATGAGTTTTTTCCACACTAATATCTGACAGCTTTGCCTTATCCCACCAAGCAAGTACTATTAAAACTATTGCCTCTGCACAAAGGGTGATGACAAAAAAGTAGTGAGTGGCAATTCCTAAACTGTTGATTATTACCCAACTAAGTACTAACCAAATTGGTATATTTTTCCGTTGTTGAATGTTTTGACAAGCAATTACTAAACAACTAATAGAAGCAATTACCCATAAAATGCCCAGGGTGTAGTGACGCGCTTCTTGAGCCAGAAAAACCCCATAGGGAGAAACCGCCATGATTGCAGCAGCTATGTGACCTACGAGTCGGGAACGAAAGGCAGCAAATCCCAAAAAATACACGCCTAGAATAGAGGATACCCCAAAAAGTGCCGGAAGCGATCGCGCTCCCCATAGAGAAATTAATCCACCTTGAGGGGGAAAGAGTTGCATCCACAAGTGAGCTAGTACAAAGTAAAGTGGCGGATGATGATCTTCTGCTAGTAAGACATTCACTACATCGCCTATACCTGCGCTGGAGTTAGGTTGTAGCGGTTGCATTAAGGCATCAAGTGCGATCGCCCCATCAAGTGGTACTGTTTTAAAACTATTACCCAAGCTAAATACCATCGTCACAAACTCATCTGTCCAAGGAGACTTGTCAGTTAATTGGGTAAAGCGTAAGATACAACCAATTACTAGCCATAGCAACAGCAGCAATAATTGAAATTGTGATTTTTTGAATAATTGATTATGATCGGTTTTGACAGCAGTTTTAAATTTCATTTAAATTGGTTATTAACATCAGCCACTCACTTTCATGAACTTAAAATTTAAATAAAAGTTCCAGTTATAGAATTATGTTATTAGATGTTACACCAGTGAAAATTTTCAATTGTTAATTAAGGTTTTCAGGTGTTCTTCATTGCTTCAAAGCTGACAACCTAATAAAAGTATCTTGGTCAAAGTTTTGATTAATACAATCTAAATATTAGCAAAATTTGTCAAACAATTATTTTAAATTTATAGCGATAATTTAAAGGATTACTTATATTTGCTTATTTAAAATAAAAATGTAAGTTTTATCGCAGAAATAGCTGACGATTAAAAATCTTTATTATATGTATATAATAATTAAATATTCCAGTTTAAGATTAAAATGCTGTTATCAAATTCATTAGTTGTTGATACGGTTTTAGGGAAAGCACTAGCTGGTAAAGAATTATCCAGCCAAGAGGCAGTTTTACTATTAAAACAAACAGATCCTTGTGTGATCGCCTCGATCAGACAAACTGCTGACGAACTACGACAAAAGCAAGTAGGCGATACAGTCACTTATGTAATCAATCGCAATATTAACTTTACTAATATCTGTGAGCAACACTGTAGTTTTTGCGCCTTTCGTCGCGATGAAGGTGAAGACGGCGCTTTTTGGTTATACACCCCTCAAATTCTTGAAAAAGCCTCTGATGCAGTAAAACGCAGCGCAACTGAAATTTGTATGCAGGGGGGACTAAATGTTAAAGCTAAAGTGGATAATGCTTCCCTACCTTATTACATCCAATTAATTAAGACAATTAAAGATCAATTTCCTGAGCTTCATCTACACGCTTTTTCACCACAAGAAGTAGAATTTATTGCAAGAGTTGATGGCATCAGCTATGCAGAAGTGATCTCAGCTTTGCGCGACGCTGGTGTTGATTCTATGCCTGGAACTGCTGCGGAAGTTTTAGATGATAAAGTGAGGCAGATATTATGCCCAGAGAAAATTAATTCTGCAACGTGGCTAGAAATTGTACAAACAGCACATCAACTAGGCGTACCGACTACTAGCACTATGCTATCTGGTCATATAGAGACAGCAGAACAGCAGATTAAGCATTTAGA
The sequence above is a segment of the Oculatellaceae cyanobacterium genome. Coding sequences within it:
- the cofH gene encoding 7,8-didemethyl-8-hydroxy-5-deazariboflavin synthase subunit CofH produces the protein MLLSNSLVVDTVLGKALAGKELSSQEAVLLLKQTDPCVIASIRQTADELRQKQVGDTVTYVINRNINFTNICEQHCSFCAFRRDEGEDGAFWLYTPQILEKASDAVKRSATEICMQGGLNVKAKVDNASLPYYIQLIKTIKDQFPELHLHAFSPQEVEFIARVDGISYAEVISALRDAGVDSMPGTAAEVLDDKVRQILCPEKINSATWLEIVQTAHQLGVPTTSTMLSGHIETAEQQIKHLELLRSLQQTTLDKGYPAYITEFIILPFVGQEAPKPLRRRVGRDQPILEDALLLTAVARIFLGNHIPNHQPSWVKLGLAGATEALKWGCNDIGGTLMEEHITTMAGAKGGTCMEVETLQEAIASLGRPAQQRNTLYQYI